One window of the Notolabrus celidotus isolate fNotCel1 chromosome 23, fNotCel1.pri, whole genome shotgun sequence genome contains the following:
- the LOC117807778 gene encoding pentraxin fusion protein-like, with amino-acid sequence MEGRYVNIGPGRLALNLCEVEVYAAPTAEPLANVALNGEAQQSSIYGNLSASKAINGITKGIVIIGSVHSECCSITNKTSSPWWKVDLKAVHRIRAVTIFNRQDCCPERLTQAQIKIGNTNSPANPICGTISEVKASYTFHCGDMVGRYVFVHLPKVEHLQLAEVEVYASLEDVTTPPPPTVPPTVPPTAPPPPPTMSTLLDGRNVTLVGERLCWSDALFYCRHHHLDLLSLHSQEEQSQVEELLSRSPFPTTDYVWMGLRRMVMGDEWFWMSGKPMHFTKWKSNNAPDYIDNACGAMAREEHFLWDDQPCEKLLNFLCQSSDEDGVRNVYFYSSRKYTFT; translated from the exons ATGGAGGGTCGCTATGTGAACATTGGCCCTGGAAGGCTTGCTCTCAACCTGTGTGAAGTGGAGGTGTACGCCGCCCCAACAG cGGAACCTCTCGCAAATGTGGCCTTAAATGGAGAAGCACAGCAGTCGTCCATATATGGAAATCTTTCTGCTTCTAAAGCTATAAACGGGATAACAAAAGGAATTGTCATAATCGGATCAGTACATTCAGAATGCTGTTCCATCACTAACAAAACCAGCTCTCCCTGGTGGAAAGTGGACTTGAAAGCTGTGCACAGGATCCGTGCTGTAACTATCTTCAACAGACAAGACTGTTGTCCTGAAAGACTCACTCAGGCACAGATCAAGATTGGGAACACAAACAGCCCCGCTAACCCCAT ATGTGGTACTATCTCAGAGGTGAAAGCATCATACACCTTTCACTGTGGAGACATGGTTGGCCGCTATGTGTTCGTGCACCTTCCAAAAGTTGAGCATTTACAACTGGCTGAAGTGGAGGTGTATGCTTCTTTGGAAG ATGTtaccactcctcctcctcccactgtTCCTCCCACTGTTCCTCCCACTGCCCCCCCACCTCCCCCGACTATGAGCACGCTGCTGGACGGCAGGAATGTGACGCTGGTGGGAGAAAGGCTTTGCTGGTCCGACGCTCTCTTCTACTGTAGACATCACCACTTGGACCTGCTGAGCCTTCACAGCCAGGAGGAGCAGAGCCAGGTGGAGGAGCTGCTGAGCCGAAGTCCTTTCCCCACCACAGATTATGTCTGGATGGGATTGCGCAG AATGGTAATGGGAGACGAGTGGTTCTGGATGTCTGGAAAGCCAATGCACTTCACCAAATGGAAGAGTAATAACGCCCCTGATTATATCGACAACGCTTGTGGAGCGATGGCCAGAGAAGAGCACTTCCTGTGGGATGACCAGCCTTGTGAGAAGCTCCTCAACTTCCTCTGCCAATCAA gTGACGAGGACGGAGTTCGTAATGTGTACTTCTACAGCAGCCGCAAATACACATTTACTTAA